The Erythrobacter sp. HL-111 DNA segment GCTGTCGGCGGAACCGTCATCGGGCTGGATGAAGCCGTAGCCCTTGTCGGTGTTGAAGAATTTCACGGCCGGTCTTGGCCATAAGTCGTTCCTTTCAAGAACGTTGGGTTTGCCGGGGAGCGACATGCCCCCGGCTCGTGCGTCAAATCGTTCAGGGGAAAGGAAGTCGTCGTCTGGTTTACGCCGGGGGCCGGTTCCGCGTCGGAACGCGGGGCCAGGCGGCGAGTCAAAATACGAAGTCCGTCGCAAATTCCGACGTCAGCAAGGGCCTTGTAGCACGGCTTGCGGGATTCTCCTAATCGTGGGGTTAAGTGGCTCTTTGCGCAGGGTTTTATGTT contains these protein-coding regions:
- a CDS encoding cold-shock protein yields the protein MSLPGKPNVLERNDLWPRPAVKFFNTDKGYGFIQPDDGSADSFVHITAVHAAGMQTLDRDQRLNYEVETGRNGKESAINLVAAD